One stretch of Gopherus flavomarginatus isolate rGopFla2 chromosome 2, rGopFla2.mat.asm, whole genome shotgun sequence DNA includes these proteins:
- the LOC127043855 gene encoding CLIP-associating protein 2-like isoform X3: protein MARSNGSPSTWARALQSVPTEPPMDHSDLVAELLKELSNHNERVEERKAALYELIKLTQEESFGVWDEHFKTILLLLLETLGDKEHAIRALALKVLREILRNQPARFKNYAELTIMKTLEAHKDPHKEVVRSAEEAASMLATSISPDQCIKVLCPIIQTADYPINLAAIKMQTKVIERVSKETLAQLLPEIVPGLIQGYDNSESSVRKACVFCLVAIHAVIGDELKPHLSQLTGSKMKLLNLYIKRAQTGSGAGDTAADVSGQS, encoded by the exons ATGGCCAGGAGTAATGGATCCCCCTCCACCTGGGCCAGAGCCCTTCAGAGCGTTCCCACAG AGCCCCCCATGGACCATTCTGATCTGGTTGCAGAATTGCTGAAGGAATTGTCAAACCATAATGAGAGAGTTGAAGAAAGAAAGGCTGCTTTGTATGAGCTTATAAAATTGACTCAAGAAGAGTCCTTTGGTGTTTGGGATGAGCACTTCAAAACAATACTACTTCTGTTACTTGAAACTCTTGGGGACAAAGAG CATGCAATCAGAGCTTTGGCATTGAAAGTTTTAAGAGAAATTCTAAGGAACCAACCAGCAAGATTTAAAAATTATGCAGAGCTTACAATTATGAAGACACTAGAAGCTCATAAGGATCCTCATAAGGAG gTGGTGAGATCTGCTGAAGAAGCTGCTTCAATGCTGGCCACTTCCATTAGCCCAGATCAGTGCATCAAAGTACTTTGTCCCATTATCCAAACTGCAGATTACCCCATTAATCTGGCTGCAATCAAAATGCAGACAAAAGTGATAGAGAGAGTATCTAAAGAAACGCTTGCTCAGCTTTTACCAGAGATTGTGCCAGGTCTAATACAG GGTTATGATAATTCGGAGAGCAGTGTTCGTAAGGCTTGTGTTTTCTGCCTTGTAGCCATTCATGCAGTAATTGGCGATGAACTAAAACCACATCTCAGTCAACTCACAGGCAGCAAA ATGAAATTATTGAACCTTTACATCAAACGTGCACAGACAGGCTCTGGAGCAGGTGACACAGCAGCAGATGTTTCTGGCCAAAGCTAA